atcatATGGTTTTACTTATTTAACCTTGGGAATTCTGTCGcttcttcttaattaatttgatatacTTTTACATGCATGCAGATATTGCATCTACGCGAATTGTTTCCTATACCGCGGTTAATTATCATTAACTAGTTAAACGATTCTTGTCCTGCAAGATCgtgtaattaatatatatgtactttgCAAGAAAGATCGTCAATGTGTCTTTATGCAATGTATAGTTTAAATTTATGGAACTGCATGTATAGCAGCACTCTGCTGATAACAGAAGTTAGGTCAATAGCATGTGCAACATGTGATCTTAACAAAGACATTTTGGACTTGAGCATATTGTTTTACTCCTATTGattgaaaagttttgaaaatatgattcagattaattaatatgatagCAAAtgttggatttttatttagtCAATTAATTCACCAATATGTTCAttgttagagaaaaaaaaaaaactgaacagTGACATGGCTTTCATAAAAAATCACGAAATCAgtaaaccatatatattttctaaaattaattttcaacacagaaaaaaagaaacactctCTCAAATTAGACTTTTAAAACTTCATTCAATTGCTTTTTCCCCCCATCCGATTCGCTTGAAGCCTTGAACCACTAAAATCCTAGGTGTGCGGTTACTTTGGTTTATTACTAGCATTATGGTGATGATTACTTATGTGGTATGAGAGTATTAAACACAATTGCCATTTTCGAAAGAATTCATGTGTTTTTGACTTTAGACGTTTGAATCTCTCATTCAATGCATTTCATGTTTGAGTTGTTCTTATACAGAAAATATTGGATAAATCCGAAATAACTGTCAGATATACAAAAATGTCAATATTTCATTATTGTGTCAAAAACTCTGACGTCATTTCCAATTTACGGAAAGTTCCATAGTCGACTTTTGTGAGATTATGAatacaaaaagattttttttttaacattaaacACGGATTGGAAAAACGAGTTAAGACGCAATTAAACTTTACCTTACTAAATAAAAAGTCGTTGCCAGATGACATGGACACGAGGACCCCACTTTATATGGCCTACCTTTTATTGCCAGGCTGTTATTATTTTCCCTCTACTATTGTAATTTTTACTTtccattttccaaaaatttgtCAGATCGTTACGATTAAAGTGGCTCATTTAGAACCGTTGgatctaaaagaaaaatctgcAAATAACTCCCGGTTTTCTCTCAACTCATTTTCTGTAATGGGTGCCATGTCACTAATTTCGTTCACCTGTTACCGGTTTCTCCGGTATTCTCTTGACTACCTTCAcctgtgattttttttattttttttataactaaaatatattttcctcACTTAATTAAAATCTTCATCGCATTTTGTATAAAAGGCAGCTCTCTGCCTCGTGCTCCATCCACTGATTATCCCGAgagagttttatttttctttccgAGAAAATTCGAGAAAAATAATCTGGGACAAAAACCATCGTTCATTTCTTATAGAGTGAGTCTCttcagcttctcttctctttcactgaagtttttgtatttatgaTATCGGTGTTTCATTGTTTCTCGTGCTTATTCAGTTTTTCTCCGATCCGTTTTTTATGGGATTGTTAATGATTCATTCCCGTGAGTGAGTGTGTGTGTGCATGGATTTAATAACTTTCTCCGATTCATTTTTGACTCACTTGATTCATCTTTTGATTTGCAGGAAAGCTTGAGTGAGGGAAAAGCTTTCTACACGAAACTAGTCTCCAGCTTTTTGCTCTGTATTTGTCcagatttgtttgttgttgagGCCAACatttgaagatattttcaagaaaatgggAGTGAAAGTAGCAACAAGCTCCACCTTCCATCAATGGGTGGCTCATCCTATAGTTCATCATTCCTCTTCCCTTTCTCAAACCCTAGCTTCCTCCGccgtttcttctccttcaagaCGACGGATCATCGGAAACGACGGACGTTCTTCTCTGTCTTGTCGTTCCGTGATGCAGAGCCAGAGGCTTAATCCTTCTTCTCCCTTCGGCACTTCTTCGACAAATCTCCGTCACTCCAAGTCCTGTGAGCTCTGGGAATCAACAAAACGACCTAAAACACAGTTGATTCGCAGAGCTTTTAGCGCAAACGTCGATCCGTTTTCCGAGGAAGAGTTTGCGAAAAAGATGCAGGAGCTAACTCTCAAATTCCAAGTCTctaacgaagaagaagacaacgaATCGGATACACGCATTGACGATTACACTCGAAAGATGGACATAGTAGGAAGCCATAATAATTTCAGGTCAGATTCAATGGAACCGCCATGGCCAGAGATGGTGCAAATGTCAAACATCGAGAGGAAAGCAAACAGTGTAGATCTTCCTCTTTCGCTTAGGATCATAAAGAGAAAGTTACAGATGGAGGAAGGAGTTTTAAACCAAGTCGGAGAATCAGCTTGTTGCTCTGTTAAGAAAGCTTTCTCTTCAATGGTGTTTATGATTAGAGAACTTCAAAGCTTTACGTTACACATGAgagagcttcttctcttcgaAGATTTGCAAGGAATTCTTCATCGTGTGAGAAAAGAAATGCAAGCGTCGTTCGTTTGGTTGTTTCAACAAGTTTTCTCTGCTACTCCTACTTTGATGGTCTCTGTTATGATCCTTCTCGCTAATTTCACGGTTTACTCTATTGAGAGCAACTCTGCTTTAGCCGCCGCCGTAAGTCCCCCGACAACCCTCTCTTTCAGCTTCGAAACGACGGCGGAGATAAGTGAAACTCAAGAAACGAATCAGAAATTCGATTCTTCAATGGTTAAGacgttctctgtttcttctccttaCGGGAAAACATCTTTTGTCGGTGGTGGCGGCGGGAACAATATACCACCG
This sequence is a window from Arabidopsis thaliana chromosome 1 sequence. Protein-coding genes within it:
- a CDS encoding Tetratricopeptide repeat (TPR)-like superfamily protein (Tetratricopeptide repeat (TPR)-like superfamily protein; FUNCTIONS IN: binding; INVOLVED IN: biological_process unknown; LOCATED IN: chloroplast; EXPRESSED IN: 21 plant structures; EXPRESSED DURING: 13 growth stages; CONTAINS InterPro DOMAIN/s: Tetratricopeptide-like helical (InterPro:IPR011990), Tetratricopeptide repeat-containing (InterPro:IPR013026); BEST Arabidopsis thaliana protein match is: Tetratricopeptide repeat (TPR)-like superfamily protein (TAIR:AT2G29670.1); Has 604 Blast hits to 369 proteins in 73 species: Archae - 4; Bacteria - 161; Metazoa - 2; Fungi - 2; Plants - 383; Viruses - 0; Other Eukaryotes - 52 (source: NCBI BLink).) → MGVKVATSSTFHQWVAHPIVHHSSSLSQTLASSAVSSPSRRRIIGNDGRSSLSCRSVMQSQRLNPSSPFGTSSTNLRHSKSCELWESTKRPKTQLIRRAFSANVDPFSEEEFAKKMQELTLKFQVSNEEEDNESDTRIDDYTRKMDIVGSHNNFRSDSMEPPWPEMVQMSNIERKANSVDLPLSLRIIKRKLQMEEGVLNQVGESACCSVKKAFSSMVFMIRELQSFTLHMRELLLFEDLQGILHRVRKEMQASFVWLFQQVFSATPTLMVSVMILLANFTVYSIESNSALAAAVSPPTTLSFSFETTAEISETQETNQKFDSSMVKTFSVSSPYGKTSFVGGGGGNNIPPPVQSGTDGDGSDQFRKSQFSSSSLGATSADSDVSVSGQEEIRLWNSILEETAKMETLDHETMKGMVSPVEARLEAEESMDYFKTELLYQTGLSQEPGNVLLLANYAQFLYLIIHDYDRAEKYFKRAAKAEPADAEALNKYATFLWRARNDIWRAEETYLEAISADPTNSVYSANYAHFLWNTGGDETCFPLDAPSQQNNTT
- a CDS encoding Tetratricopeptide repeat (TPR)-like superfamily protein, with protein sequence MGVKVATSSTFHQWVAHPIVHHSSSLSQTLASSAVSSPSRRRIIGNDGRSSLSCRSVMQSQRLNPSSPFGTSSTNLRHSKSCELWESTKRPKTQLIRRAFSANVDPFSEEEFAKKMQELTLKFQVSNEEEDNESDTRIDDYTRKMDIVGSHNNFRSDSMEPPWPEMVQMSNIERKANSVDLPLSLRIIKRKLQMEEGVLNQVGESACCSVKKAFSSMVFMIRELQSFTLHMRELLLFEDLQGILHRVRKEMQASFVWLFQQVFSATPTLMVSVMILLANFTVYSIESNSALAAAVSPPTTLSFSFETTAEISETQETNQKFDSSMVKTFSVSSPYGKTSFVGGGGGNNIPPPVQSGTDGDGSDQFRKSQFSSSSLGATSADSDVSVSGQEEIRLWNSILEETAKMETLDHETMKGMVSPVEARLEAEESMDYFKTELLYQTGLSQEPGNVLLLANYAQFLYLIIHDYDRLESCKLILTVRSSRGMVDILLQIREP